In a single window of the Nicotiana tomentosiformis chromosome 8, ASM39032v3, whole genome shotgun sequence genome:
- the LOC104084523 gene encoding pentatricopeptide repeat-containing protein At1g06710, mitochondrial gives MTIRLFRYALPRSLPSRFVGHPFKISSRFICSENNLVTLVDPELRFPENESFQQEKMGGSLSVQELVSILGGSDAEVISKDEIGKFSDDAFLVINAIRKGNDGFGERTERVVRHFREKLNPGLVVDVLRNIHNPELGVKFFMWAGRQIGYVHNASVYDALLEVIGCDVPLHFVQDIGKDDREVLGKLLNVLISKCCRNGLWDLALQELGRLKNFGYKPSAATYNALIQVFLQVNRLETASLIYKEMSALSFKMDKRTLNSFTRSLCKVGKWREGLDLIDKEEFVPDTVIYTNMISGLCEGSLFEEAMNFLNIMRTSSCIPNRVTYEVLLCALLNRRKLGRVKRVLNLMISEGCYPGQKIFNSLVHAYCRSGDYWYAYKLLKKMDGCGCKPGYVVYNILIGGICGNEELPNKDVLELAEDVYNEMLNARQVLNKVNVVNFARCLCGFGKYEEAFSVIKEMMSKGFIPDVSTYSKVIGFLCNASKVDKAFLLFQEMMRNGIIPDVYTYTILIDSFCKSGLIQQARNWFNEMIKKGCTPNVVTYTAIVHAYLKQRQISDANELFELMLTQGCVPNIVTFTALIDGYCKAGHIEKACQIYARMKGSLGTAEVESYFKVDLDGNKEPSVVTYGAMIDGLCKAHRVKEARNLLDVMVVEGCEPNHIVYDALIDGLCKVGKLDDAQEIFAKMSECGYSPSVYTYSSLIDRLFKDNRLDLAIKVLSKMLESSCPPNVVIYTEMVDGFCKVGKIDEAYKLMLMMEEKGCHPNVVTYTAMIDGFGKAGKVNKCLELIERMGNKGCAPNYITYSVAIKHCCAAGLLDEALQLLEEMKQISWPKHMASHRKVIEGFEREYLISLCLLEDMGNKNSLPIIPVYRVLIDSYQKAGRLEFAMELLKETSSSLPFSNLDKKMYSSLIECLSVSNKVDLAFELYVDMINKGAVPELTDFVNLIKGLVSMNRWENALELSQSLYYMLHASKSTTIRLL, from the exons ATGACCATAAGGCTCTTCAGATATGCTCTTCCACGCTCACTTCCCTCTCGTTTTGTTGGTCATCCTTTCAAAATCTCTTCAAGATTCATATGCTCCGAGAATAACCTTGTTACATTGGTAGACCCAGAACTGAGATTCCCAGAAAATGAATCTTTTCAACAAGAAAAGATGGGTGGTTCACTTTCAGTCCAAGAATTGGTTTCAATCTTGGGTGGTTCGGATGCTGAAGTTATCTCCAAAGATGAGATTGGTAAGTTTTCAGATGATGCTTTCTTGGTTATAAATGCTATAAGGAAGGGTAATGATGGGTTTGGAGAGAGAACTGAGAGAGTTGTTAGGCATTTTAGGGAAAAGCTCAACCCTGGTTTAGTGGTTGATGTGTTGAGAAATATACACAACCCTGAATTGGGTGTTAAGTTTTTCATGTGGGCTGGTAGACAAATTGGCTATGTGCATAATGCATCTGTTTATGATGCTTTGTTGGAAGTAATAGGGTGTGATGTCCCATTACATTTTGTTCAAGATATAGGAAAAGATGATAGGGAAGTGCTTGGCAAGTTGCTTAATGTGTTGATAAGCAAGTGTTGCaggaatgggttgtgggatttaGCATTGCAGGAGCTGGGAAGGCTAAAAAATTTTGGTTACAAGCCCTCGGCAGCCACTTATAATGCGCTGATTCAGGTGTTTCTGCAAGTAAATAGATTGGAGACTGCATCTTTGATATACAAGGAGATGTCAGCACTTAGTTTTAAGATGGACAAGCGTACATTAAATAGCTTTACGCGATCATTGTGCAAAGTGGGTAAATGGAGAGAAGGCCTTGATTTAATTGACAAGGAAGAGTTTGTGCCTGATACAGTGATTTATACTAATATGATTTCAGGATTATGTGAAGGTTCCCTCTTTGAAGAAGCAATGAATTTTCTCAATATAATGCGGACTAGTTCGTGTATCCCTAATCGTGTAACATATGAAGTTTTGCTTTGTGCACTTTTAAACAGGAGAAAACTTGGTCGCGTCAAGAGGGTTCTTAATCTTATGATTTCTGAAGGTTGTTATCCAGGTCAGAAAATATTTAATTCTCTTGTACATGCATACTGTAGATCAGGAGATTACTGGTATGCCTACAAATTGCTAAAAAAAATGGATGGCTGTGGCTGTAAGCCAGGATACGTAGTTTACAACATATTGATTGGTGGTATTTGTGGCAACGAGGAGTTACCAAACAAGGATGTGCTAGAATTGGCTGAAGATGTGTATAATGAAATGCTAAATGCAAGACAAGTACTGAATAAAGTCAACGTGGTCAATTTTGCACGGTGCCTTTGTGGATTTGGAAAATATGAGGAGGCTTTTAGTGTTATTAAAGAAATGATGAGCAAAGGTTTTATACCTGATGTCAGTACATACTCGAAAGTGATTGGTTTTCTTTGTAATGCCTCCAAAGTAGACAAGGCATTCCTGTTGTTCCAAGAAATGATGAGGAATGGAATTATTCCAGATGTTTATACTTACACAATTTTGATTGATAGCTTTTGTAAATCTGGTCTTATTCAACAGGCTCGTAATTGGTTTAATGAAATGATTAAAAAGGGTTGTACTCCTAACGTAGTGACTTACACAGCTATTGTCCATGCTTACCTCAAGCAAAGGCAAATTTCAGATGCAAATGAGCTCTTTGAATTGATGTTAACGCAaggatgtgttccaaatattGTCACTTTCACTGCTTTGATTGATGGATACTGTAAAGCTGGACACATAGAGAAGGCTTGCCAGATCTATGCCAGAATGAAGGGGAGTCTAGGTACCGCTGAAGTAGAGTCGTACTTCAAGGTTGATCTTGATGGTAATAAGGAGCCAAGTGTCGTTACATATGGAGCTATGATTGATGGTTTGTGCAAAGCACACAGGGTGAAAGAAGCTCGCAATCTTTTGGATGTCATGGTAGTGGAAGGATGCGAACCAAATCATATTGTTTATGACGCATTAATTGACGGGCTTTGCAAGGTGGGTAAGCTAGATGATGCACAAGAGATATTTGCCAAAATGTCAGAATGTGGATATAGTCCGAGTGTTTACACCTACAGCTCTCTAATTGATAGACTATTTAAGGATAATCGTTTGGATCTTGCTATAAAAGTCTTGTCTAAAATGCTCGAAAGTTCTTGCCCCCCAAATGTCGTTATATACACAGAGATGGTAGATGGCTTTTGTAAAGTTGGTAAAATAGATGAAGCTTATAAACTTATGTTGATGATGGAAGAAAAGGGGTGTCATCCAAATGTTGTGACCTATACTGCAATGATTGATGGATTTGGCAAAGCTGGAAAAGTGAATAAGTGTCTTGAACTCATCGAAAGGATGGGTAATAAGGGTTGTGCACCAAATTACATAACCTATTCAGTTGCAATAAAGCATTGTTGTGCTGCAGGACTTTTAGATGAGGCTCTCCAACTTCTTGAGGAAATGAAACAAATAAGTTGGCCAAAACACATGGCCAGCCATCGTAAGGTTATTGAAGGCTTCGAAAGAGAGTACTTAATCAGTCTGTGTCTTTTAGAGGACATGGGCAACAAAAATTCTCTTCCAATTATTCCAGTTTATAGGGTTCTAATTGATAGCTATCAAAAAGCAGGAAGACTTGAATTTGCCATGGAGCTACTTAAAGAGACTTCATCATCTTTGCCATTTTCAAATCTTGATAAGAAAATGTACTCTTCCTTGATCGAGTGCCTTTCTGTTTCAAACAAAGTTGATTTGGCGTTTGAATTATATGTAGACATGATAAATAAAGGTGCAGTTCCAGAGCTTACGGACTTTGTTAACCTCATTAAGGGATTAGTAAGCATGAATAGATGGGAGAATGCACTTGAACTCTCCCAGAGCTTGTATTACATG TTACATGCATCGAAATCCACCACCATTCGGCTCCTTTAA